From the Oryza glaberrima chromosome 5, OglaRS2, whole genome shotgun sequence genome, one window contains:
- the LOC127774846 gene encoding uncharacterized protein LOC127774846, with protein MAPPRIRGKLKRISQFNSAKTGRKKKISKKRPAQQEPERRLGMIRFRIMAVAKSPEQDICYICGDDDHMEHFCPYNYMFGRYFSDTCRGECPPQEHRITSRDHREFLRRFVRVTNLPPGFGVWDLEDLFSPFGALLMWNVPKFRNYLCGCTTGIHMSFGFVVFKRREDGERAVDELNGYQAGDRRLRVDWVYPSCV; from the exons ATGGCCCCGCCCAGGATTCGGGGGAAGCTGAAACGCATCAGCCAGTTCAATTCTGCAAAAActgggaggaagaagaagatttCCAAGAAGCGACCTGCGCAGCAAG AGCCAGAACGGAGGCTTGGCATGATCCGATTCAGAATCATGGCCGTCGCAAAGTCCCCAGAGCAAGACATCTGCTACATCTGCGGAGACGACGATCACATGGAGCACTTCTGCCCTTACAACTACATGTTCGGGCGATACTTCAGCGACACCTGCAGAGGAGAGTGCCCTCCCCAGGAGCACAGGATCACCTCCAGGGATCATCGAGAGTTCCTGCGGCGTTTCGTGCGCGTGACGAACCTGCCGCCGGGGTTCGGGGTGTGGGATCTCGAGGACCTCTTCAGCCCGTTCGGAGCTCTGCTCATGTGGAATGTTCCCAAGTTCAGGAACTACCTGTGTGGATGCACGACTGGAATCCACATGAGCTTCGGCTTCGTCGTCTTCAAGAGACGCGAGGATGGGGAGAGGGCCGTCGACGAGCTCAATGGCTATCAGGCCGGTGACCGGAGGCTACGAGTTGATTGGGTTTACCCTTCTTGTGTGTAG
- the LOC127775103 gene encoding agamous-like MADS-box protein AGL61, giving the protein MVKGKGRAGRKKVEIKRIEKKDARDVCFSKRRQTLFNKAGELSLLCNANIAAVVISPAGRGFSFAHPSVDDVADRLASMAMGIPNNHSLGGGYHDSGEVTNIAQQQKIEYVELQKSLEKSEKKKRVQEAMEKERAGHLMQSLTSEVNLLGQDELEELHNKLSALPYTSIAKFYQVLQDAKGTRMPLPQPHIEIACQSQFLFEEQAVTPTNADFPGSST; this is encoded by the coding sequence ATGGTGAAGGGAAAGGGAAGGGCCGGCAGGAAAAAGGTTGAGATCAAGCGCATCGAAAAAAAGGATGCACGTGACGTTTGCTTCTCGAAGCGTCGCCAAACCCTATTTAATAAAGCTGGTGAGCTTTCATTGCTATGTAATGCAAATATAGCTGCTGTTGTGATTTCTCCTGCTGGTAGGGGTTTCTCCTTTGCCCATCCCTCTGTTGATGATGTTGCTGACCGCTTGGCCTCCATGGCCATGGGCATTCCCAATAACCATTCCTTGGGTGGTGGGTACCATGATAGCGGTGAGGTGACAAACATAGCGCAACAGCAGAAAATTGAATATGTGGAGCTCCAAAAGTCATTGGAAAAGtcggaaaagaagaagagggtTCAGGAGGCAATGGAGAAGGAGAGGGCAGGACATCTTATGCAATCACTGACTTCTGAAGTTAATCTCCTGGGGCAGGATGAATTGGAGGAGCTGCACAACAAACTCTCAGCTCTACCTTACACTTCCATTGCAAAGTTCTACCAGGTACTGCAAGATGCAAAGGGTACTAGAATGCCATTGCCACAGCCACATATTGAAATAGCATGTCAATCACAATTTCTATTTGAAGAGCAAGCTGTCACACCCACAAATGCTGATTTTCCGGGATCTAGCACATGA